In Rhipicephalus microplus isolate Deutch F79 chromosome 7, USDA_Rmic, whole genome shotgun sequence, one genomic interval encodes:
- the LOC142767727 gene encoding protein argonaute-4-like, with the protein MTTKVAVLRPRIAAECTASELRTVGRPAVVSVAGATNGQVPHANGQVPHANGQVPHANGQVPHANVQVPNANGQVPNTNCQVPHDNGQVSYANGRVPHANGQVHYANGAPTQPSFAQVISKRVGVAAAVPPFSAQLLPNATAAAVVPPTLIMNGVTHGVVVGATANGPRCVVPTEEGSIHDSPPLPQVPGDVYPNIICGPRQRSSDELRLQEIQKTLPSHFPRRPAQGKLGRPIQLMANHFSVEIPAGNVYHYDVEIFSENNKEAKIPEKRKYRCISTKINRLVIEQLVKKYRLDLSNCVPAFDGRKNLYTRRELKFRERTFAVELEEDQRVQKFVVKIQYAATVNLDALHAVFENKVNTVPQEVLQAVDIVLRHGPSIRLTPVGRSFFKPPLPNQAHSLGGGREVWFGYYTSVRPAQWKPMLNVDMSATAFYEPQPVISFMCKILSDGRREMTASDFRDLRDFQNVRLNKELKGLRIKVTHLPYPRKYKVVRVTKEPAKRLFFDMEDGSRCSVADYFQNRYGRLVYPNLPCIQVGNLAHPVYLPFEVCEIVEGQHCRKKLDENQTSEMIKRTAQPPAKRFNEIRQSVRDLVGSNDQCLREFNIKISTEPTQLKGRVLEPPSLVFENNAVTKPREGTWELRGKHFFKAASLTRWTLLNLSRFAQRDR; encoded by the exons ATGACAACGAAAGTTGCCGTGCTGCGACCCCGCA TAGCTGCGGAGTGCACCGCCTCCGAGCTTCGCACCGTGGGGCGACCGGCGGTCGTCTCGGTGGCAGGAGCCACCAACGGCCAGGTCCCCCACGCCAACGGCCAGGTCCCCCACGCCAACGGACAGGTCCCCCACGCCAATGGCCAGGTCCCCCACGCCAATGTCCAGGTCCCCAACGCCAATGGACAGGTCCCCAACACCAACTGCCAGGTCCCCCACGACAACGGCCAGGTTTCCTACGCCAACGGACGGGTTCCCCACGCCAACGGACAGGTCCACTACGCTAACGGCGCCCCCACTCAGCCATCGTTCGCACAAGTCATCTCGAAGAGGGTCGGCGTCGCGGCGGCAGTGCCGCCGTTCTCAGCACAGCTCCTGCCTAACGCCACGGCTGCTGCTGTTGTGCCACCTACACTGATCATGAACGGCGTGACCCACGGCGTTGTCGTTGGCGCCACAGCCAACGGGCCCCGCTGCGTGGTTCCCACTGAGGAGGGGTCGATACATGACTCCCCGCCACTGCCCCAGGTGCCCGGTGACGTGTACCCAAACATCATATGCGGACCCAGGCAGAGGTCCAGCGATGAGCTCCGCCTACAG GAGATCCAAAAGACACTACCGTCCCACTTCCCGCGTCGACCCGCCCAGGGAAAGCTCGGCCGCCCCATCCAGCTCATGGCCAACCACTTTTCCGTCGAGATTCCCGCGGGCAACGTGTATCACTATGACGTGGAGATCTTCTCCGAGAACAACAAAGAGGCGAAGATACCCGAGAAGCGCAAGTACCGCTGCATTAGCACAAAGATCAACAGACTTGTCATAGAACAGCTAGTCAAGAAGTACCGCCTAGACTTGAGCAACTGCGTGCCGGCATTTGACGGCCGAAAGAACCTGTACACGCGTCGGGAGCTCAAGTTCCGCGAGCGGACCTTCGCGGTAGAGCTCGAGGAAGACCAGAGGGTGCAGAAGTTTGTCGTAAAGATCCAGTACGCGGCCACCGTGAACCTGGACGCCCTGCACGCAGTCTTCGAGAACAAGGTCAACACCGTCCCGCAGGAGGTCCTGCAAGCCGTCGACATTGTTCTGCGTCACGGTCCTTCCATCAGATTGACTCCTGTCGGCCGGTCCTTCTTCAAGCCGCCGCTTCCGAACCAGGCGCACTCTCTGGGGGGCGGTCGCGAAGTGTGGTTCGGCTACTACACCAGCGTGCGACCGGCTCAGTGGAAGCCCATGCTGAACGTGGACATGTCAGCCACCGCGTTCTACGAGCCGCAGCCGGTCATATCGTTCATGTGCAAGATCTTGAGCGACGGACGCCGCGAGATGACCGCGTCCGACTTCCGCGACCTCCGGGACTTTCAGAATGTTCGGCTCAACAAGGAGCTCAAGGGTCTGCGTATCAAG GTGACCCACCTGCCATACCCTCGGAAATACAAGGTAGTCCGGGTCACCAAGGAGCCCGCCAAGAGGCTGTTCTTTGACATGGAGGACGGCTCCCGTTGCTCGGTGGCTGACTACTTCCAGAACCGCTATGGCCGCCTAGTTTATCCGAACCTGCCCTGCATTCAGGTCGGAAACCTCGCGCACCCCGTCTACCTGCCCTTCGAGGTGTGCGAAATCGTCGAAGGCCAGCACTGCCGGAAGAAACTGGACGAGAACCAGACCTCGGAGATGATCAAGCGAACCGCTCAGCCTCCGGCCAAGCGCTTCAACGAGATTCGCCAGTCCGTCCGGGACCTGGTCGGCAGTAACGACCAGTGCCTGCGCGAGTTCAACATTAAGATCAGCACCGAGCCGACTCAGCTGAAAGGGCGGGTGCTCGAGCCGCCTTCCCTGGTATTCGAGAACAACGCTGTGACCAAGCCTCGTGAGGGCACCTGGGAGCTGCGCGGCAAACACTTCTTTAAGGCGGCCTCACTGACGCGCTGGACGCTGCTCAACCTGAGCCGCTTTGCTCAGCGGGACAGGTAG
- the LOC142767728 gene encoding protein argonaute-2-like — MGYIPIYLCSLDNFVKLLVRTGNELGMRIEQPVDISSADTNRKPIRTTLLEEQRKVPNIEMVIIVLTKSTNYAEIKQVAETEIGLRTQCVMDNNVVKKCNPALVTNLCQKMNAKLGGTNNSLLSQEKPAIFLKPIIIIGADVTHPAPGDKHRPSIAACVGSLDSIPSRFHASVRVQMEDSTATSRVEIIRDLKDMMKELLKAFYRATKHKPERIIFYRDGVSEGQFMEVRNREVSAIRLACQEMSPNETYEPALTFIVVQKRHHTRFMPANDRDGVGKCKNVPPGTTVDSVVTHPLDFDFFLCSHFGIQGTSKPSHYYIVWDDSDFSADDLQKLSFYLCHTYARCSRSVSIPAPVYYAHLAAFRAKNHVISKVDVSSSSSDSSGGSADSITTSQYVQAVKVLDNLQTAMYFV; from the exons ATGGGATACATCCCCATCTATTTGTGCAGTCTGGACAATTTCGTCAAGTTGCTGGTGCGTACGGGCAACGAGCTCGGCATGCGCATCGAGCAGCCGGTGGACATCAGCTCGGCCGATACGAACCGCAAGCCGATCCGCACCACGCTGCTTGAGGAGCAGCGCAAGGTCCCCAACATCGAGATGGTCATCATCGTCCTGACCAAGAGCACGAACTACGCCGAGATCAAGCAGGTGGCCGAGACAGAGATCGGCCTGCGCACCCAGTGTGTCATGGACAACAACGTCGTCAAGAAGTGCAACCCTGCGCTGGTCACCAACCTGTGCCAGAAAATGAACGCCAAGCTGGGCGGAACCAATAACAGCCTCCTGTCCCAGGAGAAGCCCGCTATCTTCCTGAAGCCCATCATCATTATCGGAGCAGACGTCACTCACCCGGCACCCGGGGACAAGCACCGCCCCTCCatcgctgcctgcgtcggcagcCTGGACTCGATCCCTTCCAGGTTCCACGCTTCTGTTCGAGTCCAGATGGAAGACTCGACGGCCACGTCTCGTGTGGAGATCATCAGAGACCTGAAGGACATGATGAAGGAACTGCTCAAGGCCTTTTACCGGGCCACCAAGCACAAGCCTGAGCGCATCATCTTCTATCGGGACGGAGTGAGCGAGGGGCAGTTCATGGAGGTCCGCAACCGGGAG GTGAGCGCCATCCGGCTTGCCTGCCAGGAGATGTCTCCCAACGAGACGTACGAGCCGGCCCTCACTTTCATCGTCGTGCAGAAGCGACACCACACCCGGTTCATGCCCGCCAACGACCGCGACGGTGTCGGAAAGTGCAAAAACGTCCCGCCcggcaccactgtcgactccgtGGTCACTCACCCGCTGGACTTCGATTTCTTCTTGTGCAGCCACTTCGGCATACAG GGCACGAGCAAGCCGTCCCACTACTACATCGTGTGGGACGACTCCGACTTCTCGGCGGACGACCTGCAGAAGCTGAGCTTCTACCTCTGCCACACGTATGCCCGGTGCTCGCGCAGCGTCAGCATCCCGGCTCCGGTGTACTACGCCCACCTGGCCGCGTTCCGCGCCAAGAACCACGTGATCAGCAAGGTTGACGTCTCCAGCTCGAGCAGTGACTCGTCCGGCGGCTCGGCCGACTCAATCACCACCAGCCAGTACGTGCAGGCCGTCAAGGTTCTCGACAACCTGCAGACGGCCATGTACTTCGTATGA